From a region of the Agrobacterium tumefaciens genome:
- a CDS encoding ROK family protein, whose protein sequence is MIVCFDIGGTTIKGAAAYAPDDIRPAPRIPTPKTSFEDFAASLKAVIDASGTTPDCVSLSIAGVIDAETGKATVANIPSIHGRRLKDDLEKALGLPVIVSNDADCFVMAESKIGSGKGHRVVFGVILGTGVGGGLVIDGKLINSDGGFAGEWGHGPVAATSAGNPPAILPRFECGCGLTGCVDAIGSARGMEKLHQHLYAKTMSSEEIIDAWQSGDAEAARTIDILIDILASPLAMVINVTGATIVPVGGGLSNSKELLAALDEAVRARILRRFDRPLVVPAICRIEPGLIGSAVLGLKFAEKPEIA, encoded by the coding sequence ATGATCGTTTGCTTCGACATCGGTGGAACGACCATCAAGGGCGCGGCTGCCTACGCGCCAGATGACATCAGGCCGGCACCCCGCATCCCTACTCCAAAAACCAGTTTCGAGGATTTTGCCGCGAGCTTGAAGGCGGTCATAGACGCAAGCGGCACGACACCGGACTGTGTGTCGCTGTCGATTGCCGGGGTCATCGATGCGGAGACCGGCAAGGCGACGGTCGCCAACATTCCAAGTATCCATGGCAGGCGGTTGAAAGATGATCTGGAGAAGGCACTCGGCCTGCCGGTCATCGTTTCCAACGATGCCGATTGTTTCGTGATGGCCGAATCGAAGATTGGTTCTGGCAAGGGACACCGCGTTGTGTTCGGCGTCATTCTCGGAACGGGTGTCGGCGGCGGACTGGTGATCGATGGCAAGCTCATCAACAGCGATGGTGGTTTTGCCGGGGAATGGGGGCATGGTCCGGTTGCCGCGACATCTGCCGGCAATCCCCCCGCCATTTTGCCGCGTTTCGAATGCGGCTGCGGGCTTACCGGCTGTGTCGACGCCATTGGCAGCGCCCGCGGCATGGAAAAACTGCATCAGCATCTGTATGCGAAAACGATGAGCAGCGAAGAGATCATTGACGCCTGGCAGAGCGGCGATGCCGAAGCCGCACGGACCATCGACATTCTCATCGACATCCTTGCCTCGCCTCTCGCCATGGTCATCAATGTCACGGGCGCGACCATTGTGCCGGTTGGAGGTGGGTTGTCGAACTCGAAAGAATTGCTCGCGGCGCTGGATGAGGCCGTCAGAGCGCGTATTCTCAGACGCTTCGACCGCCCTCTGGTCGTTCCGGCCATATGCCGAATTGAGCCGGGGCTTATTGGCTCCGCCGTTCTCGGGTTGAAATTTGCCGAAAAACCGGAAATCGCCTGA